In Dromiciops gliroides isolate mDroGli1 chromosome 4, mDroGli1.pri, whole genome shotgun sequence, one DNA window encodes the following:
- the KCNK16 gene encoding potassium channel subfamily K member 16, whose amino-acid sequence MAGSVLYNWRGSRTLSLLLGYLCYLLLGAAIFQLLEKQAESHSRNQFQLEKLRFLENYTCLDQYALEQFVQVIMEAWEKGVNPTGNSTNPSNWDFSNSFFFAGAVVTTIGYGNLSPSTKAGQIFCIFYALFGIPLNVVFLNHLGTGLRSHLATVETWGHRPRRYQVAQTLGLALFLIVGTFLLLVFPPMVFSHVEGWSYGEGFYFAFITLSTIGFGDYVVGTDPNKRYISVYRSLAAVWIILGLAWLALMLPLGPMVLHQLMHLWPLSRDPSSKKGLAPQADGLSHTTKLPLAI is encoded by the exons ATGGCTGGCTCAGTGCTCTACAACTGGCGGGGCAGCCGGACTCTGTCACTGCTGCTGGGCTATCTCTGCTACCTGCTGCTGGGTGCTGCCATCTTCCAGCTGCTGGAAAAGCAGGCAGAATCTCACTCCCGAAACCAATTCCAGTTGGAGAAGCTACGCTTCCTAGAAAACTACACCTGCCTGGACCAATATGCCCTGGAACAGTTTGTGCAG GTCATTATGGAAGCCTGGGAGAAAGGTGTGAACCCAACTGGCAACTCCACCAACCCCAGCAACTGGGACTTCAGCAACAGCTTTTTCTTTGCAGGGGCGGTTGTCACCACCATAG GTTATGGAAACCTGTCCCCCAGCACAAAAGCAGGTCAGATTTTCTGCATCTTCTATGCCCTGTTTGGGATCCCACTCAATGTAGTGTTTCTCAACCACCTGGGAACAGGACTAAGATCTCACCTCGCCACAGTTGAGACTTGGGGGCATCGACCAAGACGCTACCAG GTGGCACAGACCCTGGGCCTTGCTCTGTTCCTGATTGTGGGGACCTTTCTCCTCCTCGTCTTTCCCCCCATGGTCTTCAGCCACGTGGAGGGCTGGAGCTATGGTGAGGGCTTCTATTTCGCTTTCATCACTCTCAGCACGATTGGCTTTGGGGACTATGTTGTAG GCACAGATCCCAACAAGCGCTACATCTCTGTGTACAGGAGTTTGGCTGCTGTCTGGATCATCCTGGGCCTGGCCTGGTTAGCTCTCATGCTACCTCTGGGTCCCATGGTCCTGCACCAACTCATGCACCTCTGGCCACTGAGCAGGGATCCAAGCTCAAAGAAGGGACTAGCTCCTCAGGCAGATGGGCTTTCTCACACCACCAAGCTCCCTCTAGCCATATGA